One part of the Nyctibius grandis isolate bNycGra1 chromosome 33, bNycGra1.pri, whole genome shotgun sequence genome encodes these proteins:
- the ARHGAP25 gene encoding rho GTPase-activating protein 25 has translation MSLKLPRNWDFNLKMDAAKIARSKSVMTGESTGARPASPNPLERPLKIGWLKKQRSIVKNWQQRYFVLKGQQLYYYKDEDDVKPQGCVSLQGSTIKEVASNPEEGGKFIFEIIPGVSGDQNRAGQDTCVLMANSQAEMEEWVKSIRRVLGSASGAVFGQRLADTMAYEQKFGQHQVPILVQKCAEFIREHGLNEEGIFRLPGQDNLVKQLRDAFDAGERPSFDRDTDVHTVASLFKLYLRELPEPAVPWMQYEDFLLCGQALDADEGKGHQDLLKQLSLLPRDNYNLLSYICRFLYEIQLNSSVNKMSVDNLATVIGVNLIRPKIEDPAIIMRGTPQIQKVMTVMISDHVDLFPPSKDVPPSPPAQKNDKKAPIPRSSVGWDAAEDPAVARTESLSQRQMRDDLNSSSALGPAASSSAPREDNGFKDTLGMWKTQSRKRTQTLPNRKSSLTAASPGEKGSNDKNDIFASDFWKSSPGSSVRSVVPEGHKRTLSHDLFKLLDLHRTSTYDNVPTSQAESGEGSSPSPSSSGSDKEFLPCPSPSHQPKETASPTSSPAEVSKPDQESREFLQNMILKLEKEMEVQKNDYEEQIKSLEKENYEVWAKVVRLNQDIEREKKKSEELELKLMNMERSREDMEKKNKMLEEEIKNLAKSTSKTDAKTN, from the exons ATGTCCCTCAAGCTGCCACGGAACTGGGATTTCAACCTGAAAATGGATGCTGCAAAAATAG CTCGCTCCAAGAGCGTGATGACCGGCGAGTCAACGGGGGCCCGGCCGGCCTCCCCCAACCCGCTCGAGCGGCCCCTGAAGATCGGCTGGCTGAAGAAGCAGCGCTCCATCGTCAAGAACTGGCAGCAGCGGTACTTCGTGCTTAAGGGCCAGCAGCTTTACTACTACAAGGATGAGGATGATGTCAAACCACAG GGCTGCGTGTCTCTCCAGGGAAGCACCATCAAGGAGGTGGCCAGCAACccagaggaaggagggaaattTATCTTCGAAATCATCCCAG gggtCTCTGGAGACCAGAACCGGGCAGGGCAGGACACCTGCGTGCTCATGGCTAATTCCCAGGCCGAGATGGAGGAATGGGTTAAATCCATCCGACGAGTGCTGGGGTCGGCATCAGGAG CTGTGTTCGGCCAGCGCTTGGCAGACACCATGGCCTACGAACAGAAATTCGGGCAGCACCAGGTCCCCATCCTGGTGCAGAAGTGTGCTGAGTTCATCCGGGAGCATGGGCTGAACGAGGAGGGCATCTTCCGCCTCCCCGGCCAAGACAACCTGGTGAAACAGCTCAGGGACGCGTTCGATGCTGGGGAAAGGCCGTCGTTTGACCG GGATACGGATGTGCACACCGTGGCCTCTCTGTTCAAACTCTACCTGCGGGAGCTCCCGGAGCCAGCCGTACCCTGGATGCAGTACGAGGATTTCCTGCTGTGCGGTCAGGCGCTGGATGCGGATGAGGGAAAG GGCCATCAGGACCTCCTGAAGCAACTGTCCCTCCTTCCCAGAGACAACTACAACCTCCTCAGCTATATCTGCAG GTTTCTCTATGAAATACAGTTGAACTCTAGCGTCAACAAGATGAGTGTGGATAACCTGGCAACAGTGATTGGAGTGAACCTCATCAGACCCAAGATAGAGGATCCTGCAATTATTATGAGAG GCACTCCACAGATCCAGAAAGTGATGACTGTGATGATAAGTGACCACGTAGACCTCTTTCCTCCGTCCAAGGACGTGCCGCCCTCCCCACCTGCCCAAAAAAACGATAAGAAAGCCCCCATCCCACGCAGCTCCGTGGGCTGGGATGCTGCCGAGGACCCTGCGGTGGCCAGGACGGAGAGCTTGAGCCAAAGGCAAATG AGAGACGACCTGAATTCCAGCAGTGCCCTCGGACCAGCTGCGAGCTCAAGTGCACCCAGAGAAGATAACGGGTTCAAAGATACACTGGGAATGTGGAAAACACAGTCAAGGAAAAGAACTCAGACTTTACCTAACAGGAAATCTTCCCTGACAGCTGCTTCTCCGGGGGAGAAAGGCAGCAATGACAAAAATGACATATTTGCCAGTGACTTTTGGAAAAGCTCCCCGGGGAGCAGCGTGCGCTCCGTGGTCCCTGAAGGACATAAGAGAACGTTATCTCATGATCTTTTTAAGCTGCTCGACCTTCACCGTACTTCGACCTACGATAACGTTCCTACGTCCCAGGCAGAAAGTGGGGaaggctccagccccagcccttcGAGCAGCGGCTCCGACAAGGAATTTCTACCCTGCCCCAGTCCCAGCCATCAGCCAAAGGAAACAGCCAGTCCcaccagcagccctgctgaagTCTCCAAGCCTgatcaggagagcagagagttCCTGCAAAACATGATCCtgaagctggaaaaagaaatggaagtacAGAAAAATGACTACGAGGAACAAATTAAAAG tctTGAGAAGGAAAACTACGAAGTCTGGGCCAAAGTGGTGAGGTTGAATCAGGACATtgagagggagaagaagaaatcGGAGGAACTGGAGCTGAAGCTGATGAACATGGAGCGCTCACGGGAGgacatggagaagaaaaacaagatgctTGAGGAGGAGATAAAAAACTTAGCTAAATCCACAAGCAAAACTGATGCCAAAACCAACTAG